AAATGGAATTGATGTGGACAAGTAAGATATGGTTATTTCTCTGttggaaatttatttatttccaatTCTTCATCCAAgctttcatttaaaatatatatatatatatatatttttttttttttgcttcataCTATTGCTACTAGACTCTAACctttcaataaattaaaaattctcaGGTTTGACTATATTGTCCGTGATTGCCGAGCTTGTGGTCTTGGATGCAACTTTCAGTTTCAGAGGTTTTATCGAACTTTTAACTGACTTTATTTGTTGGTGGGGCTTTGATTTAGGTATATAATTGAAAGTTGTCTCTGGCATCGTGCATTCTTTTCCATTTCCAGGTTAATGGAGTCAATGCGGGTATTGGGTGATGAGATCTGTTATCGTGCCAAGGACTgttagtattttcaatcaaattcacttatttcacatttaatttttaaatctccTGCTTATGAATTGGTATTTTTGCTAGATCTGACCATTCACAAGTTATTTGCCACTCGGGCAGATCTGTATCGAACAGTTTATACACATCCAAAAGTAAAGGTAAAAtggataaaattatttttcaatcaaataaGATTTTCATCTGTATGGAGAAGCACATAATTCTCCTTTCCTTATTTTCATATCCCCCTATCCCCAAAAGAATTACTAGTAAAATTTGAATTCCTCTTTTTTAATATGGGAATCTTCTTTTTACAGGCAATAGAGCTTATGGTGGTTGATGCACTTTTAAAAGCAAACGATTATCTAAATATTTCATCTTTCATTCAAGATCCTTCTAAGTACTGGAAGGTTTCAAGAGCTGCTTACTTGAACTTTGGTGTAATGATAATCTTGTGTTTATATCATGAACTTCCTTGTTATCTTTCTTCCTTTGTAATGCAGCTAGATGACACGATAATGAAGACTATCGAGACCGCTTCAAACCCTGAACTGAAGGAATCTAGGGACTTAATCATGCGCATTCGTAGGAGGAATTTATACCAGGTAGTCAAGCTAGCTAATAACTCCTTTCATACTCTAAACTAATGTAAAATGTAAGTAATAATGGCAATAAGCAGATCTCTTGTATTTTCATAATGTTGATGAACCTGTTATATTGCACTTGTAGGGACTTGAACCTGTGCATAAAAATGTTGATGTTATTAATGTTATGTCTTTTCTCTGTGGCAGTTTTGTAATGAGTATGCTGTACCAAAGGACAAACTAGAAAATTTCAAAGATGTCACTCCTCAAGATATTGTTTGTTCCCAGGTCAGGTCCTTATTCAACCTAGCTATAGACACTGGCTTGTGTTGTGTTCTTTGAAAGCGGGTAAAGCTGAGTCTCTAATATTGAGTGTAATTTAATCTGATATCATAGAAAAATGGTGGAGTGATACTAAAAGAGGAGGATGTTGCTGTTAGTAATGTCAGGATTGATTTGACTCGGGGAAGGCAAAATCCTCTAGAAAGGTACTTGAAGAAGTATGAATCATTTatgatgaatttaattggacttttcttctttataatttatttatctatttttggcATATACCTTTCCCCTATTTTTGGTGCATGATAATCTTCCAGAATCAACTTTTTTAAGGTACGCAAATTTATTTTACCTACCTGAACCTTATTAGATTCTAGTTTTGTTTAAGCATATTGTCCTTAGCTTTTAATATCTTTGATTTAAgatttgaaattattgttttcttaCTTTACTTCAGCATTACTAAGACAGGGTAAATGCATGTTTATAGTATTGCAAAATGCTGTTCAGCCAACTGATAACTGGCTTGCCTGTAATCTAAAGAGGGAACCTTGAAAATCAATAGTTTTCCTCCATAACAATTGATACAAGAGGTAGAAACGTTGAGATAACTTGAGAAGGTTGGGGGTGGGGGCGGGGGCGAGAGGTTAAATTTTCAATGCTACATATTAGTTCTCACACCATTCAGTTCCTTTTGGCTTAAGAAACATTGAGAGAACACTTCACTGCCTCTGTTGAGTCCTTATCCATGCTTCTATTGGGTGAGTTTTGTAATGTTGCATGTTTGTATGATAGAAACATTGAGAGAAAGCATTACCTGCTACTTGCAACAGTTAATTTCTAAGTTTTGTAGGGAATAATAATGATAAGATTAAAACCCCATTGTACATGAGATATTCCTAAGAAAATCATGTTGGGAAAATATCGATTGGAGGGGATGTCATCTGATTGAAAAGAAGAGGGAATGAAAGGAAAGCAGTTGTATCAAGTTTGTAAGATTTCTGTTAGGATTTCTTTGTAGCATCATTTCTAACAGTTCAGGTTTTATTCAGGATTATGAGAGTGAGGATAAATTCTCGATACCTGATGACCGCATTAGTCACTTGCTGCCTACATCATATCAAGATATGATAGTGAGGGTGTACTCTAAAAAGCCTGAACTGGTCTGTAAGCTAAAATGctaacacattttttattaaaatgtctTCTATTCTGGTTGCAGTAATGTTCTCTCCTTTTACTGATTTTACATTATAGGTGGCAGCAATCTCCGaggcttttgaaaattttcagttACACACGTATGGGATTAAAGCACAAGTGCATGCAACACCAGAGAAGAAGAAACGTCGTCTATAAGGTCACTGGTGGTGGTTGCCTCTATATGTTTCcccataagaaaaaaaaaaggttaaataaTTATTGTCATTGTGTCTAATCTTCCTGTCAAGCTATTTGCAAGACCACAAATTTCTATATAGTTAAAGCATCACACAACACAGGTTTTATTAAATTAGTGAGTTTCACCCTGTCCTTAGTCATTGTGgttttatgaaatatatattcaaattgCATAAAATAGATTTGTAAGTAGTCTATTGTTGATGGCCTATTTTTAAATGGGATAATCCATCAGTTTTGTATAATTAACTATCAATGAAGCAGCAAGCTTCTATTTCCTTTGTTCTTGTACCTCCAATGGTAAGATATATTGATTCAAAGTTTGACATATAGGTACGCACGCTcggcttgatgcatttgggGGCCTAAGgcaaaaattgattatcttgttttttagatgcaaaattactactaattaacatgaactatgtataatttttttctttttttagatattttatgaatagaaaaaatttgacaaatttttttatacttgaTGTGATAGATTGATAGTAGTAAGTAAAAGAGTGGTGTTAGTGGTAGATTTAAATGTGAACTAATAAAAGTTTGCTAActcaactcttattattattcttttttttttttagaagtgcaacattcacaatatatttttacaacaaatcctaggttttaagttgctttttgttttctatttgaaaatattgctataattatttttttggcattaacaacttactacttagcattagttgtaaaagtgttgtcaaaaatattgtggacattacatttctcttttttatttgtttttgatctggtaaaaaatattattttatttattgatcaTAACTAAccttattggttaaaatttgggggcttttttttacttggggccttaggcgacTGCATCTCTTGCTCTCCCATTCAGCTTGCCTTGATAGGTAGGTTCTTTTGGTGTGTGGTGATAAGAACCGTCATCCTTGAGAATTAATACCACCAGCAAAGAAATGGATTACTAGGACATTTTCATCTCTCAAAACTATGCCATTTGTGGTCATCAGAAACACTTTGGTGCTTAGGTTTTCCTATTTAGGGTGTGTATGTGGGTTTTATCTTTGTATGTGGTAAGAATTGAGACAAGTCTGGAATCTTGGAAAGGAGAATTGACAGTTGAGACAGTAACATATTAGTCAAAGCACAATGTTTTAggtttcttaattaaatttaaacaacatatAGTACAATAGtatgtttgaaattattaaaaaaacaaaacatgtgtttaaatttaatcacaaaattttatttatatgcaCCTAAGGTTTTCCCTGTCAGAGTCTCTAATATCTCTATCATGCCCACCTTTAGAAAACCATTGGAACTCTGGTCCTGGTCCCGTGACCCTTAAGTTGAGTCCCTGTGTGTGACCTCTTTTCATGCCAGATTAAGTCAAAAAGTATGGGCTTCACGGGCATGAATATATAGGGCTGTAGTTACAAAAAAGCTTAGTTATGAGTAAAAAGTAGTGATACACAGCTGAAAATCGTGTTTTCACAGAGAGTGTGTATGGAAGTGTATAACACAGCGTGTAAAATCATAATTATAAATCCTATTCCTACACACAAAGGTGTTTCTCCCACTAGTACAGGTTTTCGTGGTCTGTATTCAGGCTCGTATTTTGGGTTTGGGCCACTAAACGATAAGAATAGTTGTGTAAAACTAAAACATCTAAGCCATTGAATTTAGATCTTGACCACTTCTCTAGGTGAAAATCCTCTAGGCTGAGATGTAAATTCTAAAGAATAATTAAGTGTAGGTTCAGTTGAAAGCAAGATAGGCATCTGTCGGCAAAGTGAAAAGTAAGGGTATGATGCAACTATTAATTATGTTAATTTAaccttgttttaaaattttaaaatggttgaatatctctcttctctttgtattaattaaattcatatcgAAAACCACCATTCACAATAAGTATATAGAAAACATTATTTTCCTAAAGTATCCAATAATTTTCAACTCTTGttgtcaaataaaattttaaagtatttttatagggaattttaaagtattttattattattattattattattatttttttttttaacctaagGAGGGTGTTCAGACGACATGCTTCATGCAAATTGAactttgatattttgttttaggACCAAAACGGTTGTTTGTacggttttttatttttttagcaaggTTGTTCGTACGTACTACATGCATATGCAAGTGAATGTCAAATTGTCAATGCTGTCCAGAATTGTTCTTTGAACAATGTTAGAAATTTGGGTATAGTTGTTTACTATATCAGTTTTATATTGGCTCCtcattcatattatttttatagcAATACAGAATATTAAGTTTGAATCAGATAATTAATTTAGAAATCTAATGTGCTGCACCAAAGGAAATATGCTTAGAATTTACCCTTATCATATTATATGTTAATCACAATAAGTCCATTAACACAAGTTTTTTAACTTGTGTTAATGGACTTATTGTTCTTATCTTTGCCAAGagttcaaaaaaatttactaaagcATGAGACTAATAGAAAGTAATCCTGAAAAATGAAAGTGCTACCcttttttgaatgaattttttggGAGAGCTGGTATTTGGTCTCTTACCCATATGCAATCGTTGTCTGTTACCTATTTCCATAGGCACCTCCCTCATGTGAGTACTATTATACATAAAACTACAAcaataactttttcttttttttggggggagggggggggggggtgttggttttaattctatggtaaaaccttttttttttttttccaaagaatTTAAGAGACTTGAAACTTTGAACCCTACAAAGACGTTTATAATTATTATGGATGTATAATAGGAAACCCATATTGATTCAATGTGTATTCCTATATCCCTTTTTTCAACTATTAAACATTTCATTTTAccattagagcattctcatcaaggcttctaaaaaatttagtatttaccATCTTAAAACCTATCTTTATAACACATAACACACCACTTTACAATATCTCttacatcaaaacttctatttttttaacacttcatttaaatattctttctttattatcttttattcatttttattattatttctcattctccctctgtctctctctcccgCTGTTCTCCAGTGGCAGCTCCAAGATTTTCTTTTGGGGGCGTCACTAATGTCTTGAGCTAGAATTTTGTTGTGGgggagtaaaaaataaaatgattaatttttctttttgtatatacAATTGTCATATTACATACAATAATCTAACATAGTATTCTAAATAATATACAATACAactatattgtaaaatagtttaaaaaattattaatagtttaaaaatttgtaagaaaacaacaatagaatgcatataaataaataactaatcataatatttgtcaaattaataataatttattataatcatatgtaatatcaattaaataaatatatatatgataaagaagaatagCAACACACCTAAGAGTAGGTCTAAGAGTAAATGTTAAActaaggaaaataaatagtaacttatacaagattttgtttttgaagtgTATGGATTTTTAACCACACATGTGGTCATTCTCTTGAAATTGGAGCAAATACTAAAAGACTTTTTGGACTCGAAAAATTGTAGAACACTTATCAAACTACTTGATTagatagaaataaaatatagaagggagaaagagagaatgagaaaagaatCATAGATGCAAATACAGATCAGTAGGTAGTACAAGTggtgtaattttttgttgatgaagaagaaatgcaggtaaaaaataatttcattctaCCATCAACTGTAAAGTAAGCTAGAATCCAGAGagaatgtttatttatttttttaataaatgagcaATTTTATGAGTACAAAACATTTACGCAATAAAATCtagatgacaagttgttaaaggtatgtaaaaaaaatgatgttagttaTGGGTTTAGATAAAAAGTCAATATATTACAACTTGTTACTTAAcctttattgtaaaaatattgtgaaaatagcACTAATATGATCAtatttcaagtttatttcaattgggtttaaacaaaatttagggttagggtgttcaaaattttatttgaaggctcaaaaaaaaaaattaaatatattttggggggggggggggggcaaagcCAAGGGGTTCATTTGCTCTCAAAACCTCCATGGCCTGAGCTTTTCAAGCTTATCACTGATAAACCAtggccacagccacagccaccgccaccaaccacaacctcaacccctaaccaccacaaaaaaaaacccacagcACAAACCGAGAAGCTTCTCCTTCTCTCTGATATTTGCTCTCAAAACCTCCATGGCCTAAGCTTTTCAAGCTCATCACCTCTAACCACGGCCACAGGCACAActaccaccaccaaccacaacctcaacccccaaccaccaaaataaaaaaaataaaaacccacgGCACAAACCATAGCGAAAACCCACCACCCCAGCAACCTCGATCCTCACCTCAACCCCGATCCCCGATCTTCAACCCACGGCCTTAACCAACTCAACCCATGGTCTCAACCAACCCCAACCACCATCGGAACTAGACCCAGTTGCAGTCATCGAGACCCATCAGACCCACTAGAGGGAGAAtctgagaaagagagatgagagaaaatgagagagtgagagtgagagtgataGTGATAGTGATAgtctgaagagagagaaagaaaaaaatattaaaaaaagatatcaGATTGCTACAGTGCGGTCTCAAAAATGAGAGCGCATTGTAATagtattgtaaattttttagcataTGCAATTTTTG
This genomic stretch from Castanea sativa cultivar Marrone di Chiusa Pesio chromosome 1, ASM4071231v1 harbors:
- the LOC142625204 gene encoding uncharacterized protein LOC142625204, whose translation is MGAYSNDGLSLSPIYSFASSQDLRLSKHVHDNVHGNIYLDPLCLKFIDTEQFQRLRELKQLGMAHLVYPGAVHSRFEHSLGVYWLAGEAVQKLKNYQGLELDIDRFDIQTVKLAGLLHDVGHGPFSHLFEREFLPRVLDGHWSHEQMSVKLVDDIVDKHYIEIDPEMIRKVKEMILASSEFARPIGSGEKHFLYDIVANGRNGIDVDKFDYIVRDCRACGLGCNFQFQRLMESMRVLGDEICYRAKDYLTIHKLFATRADLYRTVYTHPKVKAIELMVVDALLKANDYLNISSFIQDPSKYWKLDDTIMKTIETASNPELKESRDLIMRIRRRNLYQFCNEYAVPKDKLENFKDVTPQDIVCSQKNGGVILKEEDVAVSNVRIDLTRGRQNPLERINFFKDYESEDKFSIPDDRISHLLPTSYQDMIVRVYSKKPELVAAISEAFENFQLHTYGIKAQVHATPEKKKRRL